From Haliotis asinina isolate JCU_RB_2024 chromosome 8, JCU_Hal_asi_v2, whole genome shotgun sequence, a single genomic window includes:
- the LOC137294501 gene encoding uncharacterized protein, which translates to MTVYLPGTVFAGILGGLFFISCVLSAVKACRDRKKIKERIAARRAAAVACPLTTSTSASSLSRPRSASQYGDLAAPEIFNYRRSSFGSNVIVRTLGEDAYDFYAAACTHPSVVSNDYTVHPPDYAREHGRRDRDNPMPGARYYQRRRSYENAMANPPVFNFPPQSHRRLTEPNAHYFKGGVPGHYEVPRGGREGRQIYFHEMNGSRGKENRAFDNVEESHQL; encoded by the exons ATGACGGTATATTTGCCTGGAACAGTGTTTGCAGGAATCCTCGGAGGCTTATTCTTTATATCGTGTGTTCTTTCCGCCGTCAAGGCATGCAG AGATCGTAAGAAGATTAAAGAGCGGATAGCAGCCCGCCGCGCAGCCGCAGTGGCTTGCCCTTTGACCACATCAACCTCAGCCTCGTCGTTAAGTCGACCTCGTAGTGCCTCGCAGTACGGTGATCTGGCAGCACCCGAGATCTTCAACTACAGACGCAGTTCATTCGGCTCCAACGTCATCGTTAGGACATTGGGCGAGGATGCGTACGACTTTTATGCGGCCGCATGCACTCATCCATCTGTAGTCAGCAACGATTACACGGTCCATCCCCCCGACTACGCGAGGGAACATGGCCGACGTGACCGTGACAACCCAATGCCCGGTGCCAGGTATTACCAGAGAAGACGGTCGTATGAAAACGCAATGGCCAACCCGCCAGTGTTCAACTTTCCCCCTCAGTCCCACAGGCGCTTGACTGAACCCAACGCTCATTATTTTAAGGGTGGGGTTCCAGGACATTATGAGGTCCCGAGAGGGGGTCGGGAAGGTAGGCAGAtctattttcatgaaatgaatgGATCGAGAGGTAAAGAAAATAGGGCATTTGACAACGTGGAGGAATCGCATCAGTTATGA
- the LOC137295294 gene encoding uncharacterized protein PF3D7_1120600-like, producing the protein MASCTVFINAQRSMRQILERYLEVQLNNIRHAVQLNNLRHAVQLNNLRNAVQLNNLRNAVQLNNIRHAVQLNNLKNAVQLNNLRHAVQLNNLGNAVQLNNLRHAVQLNNLGNAVQLNNIRHAVQLNNLRNAVQLNNFRNAVQLNNLRNAVQLNNLRHAVQLNNLRHAVQLNNLRNAVQLNNLRNAVQLNNIRNAVQLNNLRHAVQLNNLKNAVQLNNIRHAVQLNNLRHAVQLNNLGNAVQLNNIRHAVQLNNLRNAVQLNNFRNAVQLNNLRNAVQLNNLRHAVQLNNLKNAVQPNNLRNAVQLNNLRDAVQLNNIRHAVQLNNLRNAVQLNNIRHAVQLNDLRNAVQLNNIRHAVQLNNIRHAVQLNNLRNAVQLNNIRHAVQLNNFRNAVQLNNLRNAVQLNNLRHAVQLNNLKNAVQPNNLRNAVQLNNLRDAVQLNNIRHAVQLNNLRNAVQLNNIRHAVQLNNLRNAVQLNNIRNAVQLNNIRHAVQLNDLRNAVQLNNIRHAVQLNNLRNAVQLNNIRNAVQLNNIRHAVQLNDLRNAVQLNNIRHAVQLNNLRNAV; encoded by the exons ATGGCTTCGTGCACGGTGTTCATAAATGCTCAGCGTTCGATGCGTCAAATTCTAGAACGGTATCTAGAAG TACAGCTGAACAACATAAGACATGCAGTACAGCTGAACAACTTAAGACATGCAGTACAGCTGAACAACTTAAGAAATGCAGTTCAGCTGAACAACTTAAGAAATGCAGTACAGCTGAACAACATAAGACATGCAGTACAGCTGAACAACTTAAAAAATGCAGTACAGCTGAACAACTTAAGACATGCAGTACAGCTGAACAACTTAGGAAATGCAGTACAGCTGAACAACTTAAGACATGCAGTACAGCTGAACAACTTAGGAAATGCAGTACAGCTGAACAACATAAGACATGCAGTACAGCTGAACAACTTAAGAAATGCAGTTCAGCTGAACAACTTCAGAAATGCAGTTCAGCTGAACAACTTAAGAAATGCAGTACAGCTGAACAACTTAAGACATGCAGTACAGCTGAACAACTTAAGACATGCAGTACAGCTGAACAACTTAAGAAATGCAGTTCAGCTGAACAACTTAAGAAATGCAGTACAGCTGAACAACATAAGAAATGCAGTACAGCTGAACAACTTAAGACATGCAGTTCAGCTGAACAACTTAAAAAATGCAGTACAGCTGAACAACATAAGACATGCAGTACAGCTGAACAACTTAAGACATGCAGTACAGCTGAACAACTTAGGAAATGCAGTACAGCTGAACAACATAAGACATGCAGTACAGCTGAACAACTTAAGAAATGCAGTTCAGCTGAACAACTTCAGAAATGCAGTTCAGCTGAACAACTTAAGAAATGCAGTACAGCTGAACAACTTAAGACATGCAGTACAGCTGAACAACTTAAAAAATGCAGTTCAGCCGAACAACTTAAGAAATGCAGTTCAGCTGAACAACTTAAGAGATGCAGTTCAGCTGAACAACATAAGACATGCAGTACAGCTGAACAACTTAAGAAATGCAGTACAGCTGAACAACATAAGACATGCAGTACAGCTGAACGACTTAAGAAATGCAGTACAGCTGAACAACATAAGACATGCAGTACAGCTGAACAACATAAGACATGCAGTACAGCTGAACAACTTAAGAAATGCAGTACAGCTGAACAACATAAGACATGCAGTACAGCTGAACAACTTCAGAAATGCAGTTCAGCTGAACAACTTAAGAAATGCAGTACAGCTGAACAACTTAAGACATGCAGTACAGCTGAACAACTTAAAAAATGCAGTTCAGCCGAACAACTTAAGAAATGCAGTTCAGCTGAACAACTTAAGAGATGCAGTTCAGCTGAACAACATAAGACATGCAGTACAGCTGAACAACTTAAGAAATGCAGTACAGCTGAACAACATAAGACATGCAGTACAGCTGAACAACTTAAGAAATGCAGTACAGCTGAACAACATAAGAAATGCAGTACAGCTGAACAACATAAGACATGCAGTACAGCTGAACGACTTAAGAAATGCAGTACAGCTGAACAACATAAGACATGCAGTACAGCTGAACAACTTAAGAAATGCAGTACAGCTGAACAACATAAGAAATGCAGTACAGCTGAACAACATAAGACATGCAGTACAGCTGAACGACTTAAGAAATGCAGTACAGCTGAACAACATAAGACATGCAGTACAGCTGAACAACTTAAGAAATGCAGTATAG